The DNA segment TAAGCCGAGGATTTTAtttgagataaaaataattcaaatattgatttgattgaaagtCTGGAATTAAGCTACATTTAGTGTTGCAATAAATTCCAGATTAGACAGACATACGATAATCGATTATTTTGTTTGATCTATTGAAGtcgtgtttttaaaaacaaagcatataatatgtattctattaataataatcaaagtcAGTGAAATAACAGCTtaacattttacattacattgcatttttacagctttaatgtgttttaaaaccgcaaaaaataaaacttaaacacTGCAAACTATCTTTTGACTGACTcgaagtatttattattcactgtcgtaatgattttattactttgtaataattaacaTCGATTATCGACTTGTAAATAACATTGTTGCAAAGGTGCTTTgtcataaattgtaatattaggtccttacatatgaaattggcgttttttacgggaggaatataaagtattttttttttttggaaaatatatttaattaatcaaagcatgcaccgttgttatctatgcacttttgccatctcataggttgtctctttactaaaaaaaacaagaatcaataaactctttgaagacggtttggactgccgcatcggagttgaatttttttccttgtaagaagttgtccaaattccggaaaaattgGTAATCGTTGGAGCAAGGTCTGGGGAGTACAGTGGATGTaacagacattccaattgtagctcattttaattagtggttgtttgttgtgcagtgtgtggtcttgcgttgtcgtgaagtagcagtggcctagagcgattaatcaatctcggttgtttagcagctagttcttccttcatggtttgcagttgctggtGCAGACTGGTGGCAcggtactcgtaaatataccgatttttcatgttttccattgtgcggtaataagcgacgccaaagaaaaaaataatgaggaaaaaacaaatgaatgactgttttcaaaactcaaaagtaccagctaaatgaatttataaatttgaatttggaattcttaaccaaagaggagatatttcagatcaaagtggtgagtacgacaaaacgctaattttatatgtaaggacctaatataatattttattatttattcatgatattatattatttataatatcaggtATTGTTCAATATTGCTTGGAGTATCAATTAATACTATATTGAATATTGAACAATATTGAAcaatcgatttttaattaagaatggCAACATTGGCATCTCGTGTATAACAACAATATGCTATTCCTTGTTTGTTTTGATGAGTTGATCGAGTTTTACTGTAGCAATGTCATATCTTGATTCCTTTGCTTAATCTAACACTCTATCACGTGTAAACctgcatataattattaattgtcacCATAATTAAAGcgaataatagtttattttattgataaactaaaattaaatacaattttagttgtttttaaatacataaaaaaataaacaattactccaatatcaataattataatttgtcatttataaattaaaaaatcattaaatgtaGTAATAAAACGTaagtataagatttttttatgaaattattgcatgaaaatatatatttattgtctatgttttattaataaactgaaGTAGGTACCTATAGTTTTGACAAGTTTACAACGACATTGACATGATTGACATTTGGCAAGGCacgaatgaatgaaataatatcaaaaactgagtatgaattaaaattacaagttttgtagtttataatatcttgttatttaaattatttaatttaagaaagtatatacaaaattgacatttatgattcaaattaaacaacaaataaaacaaaaaacacttTATTTCACCGAACTAATCTCAAGAAGAGCGCATGCCGACAGCCTTTATAATCGATGTCGTAGTATTTCTCGTAAAAGTCTTGTATCAGCTCCTCAACCTGTGAAAGATAATGGCTAACGATGTATTGCAAGTAAAATGTGATATTTGTGCGGACATCGCCCATGAACCTTTCATTGAATGTTGTGAATGTGAAGCAAATTTATGTTGTTCTTGTTTCGCGTCAGGGAAAGAGAAGGGCGGTCATAAAAATGACCATAAATATGCGGTAAGGAGAAATGACTTCCCGCTTTTTGAAAATTGTAATTGGTCCGCAAAAGAGGAATGTAAGTTGCTAACGGCACTTTCGACGTACGGTTACGGTAACTGGGAGGAAATATCGAAAAGTGTACACACGCGATCGAAACTTGAATGTCAAgagcattataagaaatattatattgaaaaagttCAATATAGTGAATTGAAACTAATACCTGAAACAGAACAGTCATTATTTTTGAAACCTCTGACAccatatttattcaatacagaACTGAGTACTAATCCGCCTAGAAATAATCAGTCAGATCAACTCTTAGCCGGTTACAATGCATATAGATCTGAATTTGAACTGAGCTATGATAACAATGcagaaaacatatttaacatagAGGATGGTTATTCTGATGATGACGATGAGTGTATGGATGCTTTAAAAGTTAGCTTAGTGAGTGCACTTAACACAAGACTGAAAGAAAGGCAACGTAGATACAAAGTGATTCAAAATCATGGCCTCATCATGCCTAATAAACTTTTATCCTGGTTAAAAAGGTTTGATAGTACATTATCAAGGCCAAAATCTGAACGTCTGCTTCCATTTATGCAATTTATGACAGGTATGCAGTTTGATGCATTTATGGAATCTCTTAATTTGGAAGATGATTTGATAAATAGGATTGTCAGACTATGTGAATATCGTAGGAATGGTATGAAAAGTATTCATTCGGCACAACTGTATATGCAGTTAAAGAAAGTCAATGATATGGCTTATAAAGAACAGAGATATGCCACGTCTATAATGATGAAGAAATTTGACAGCCAGTCACCAGTTAAACATAAGTTCTATTTTGGTAATGCCATTGGCAAGAGATACCGAAAGGCATCCTTGCCTTTAGACATCATTGATCTACCAGGTTTTCATCTATTATCAGAAAGTGAAAAGAGTTTGTGTTCCAACATAAGGTTAATACCCGGAAATTACttagaaattaaaaagataCTCATAACAGAAAACAATAAGCTTGGCTTTTTGCGATTATTAGATGCAAGAAGGATTGttaaaattgatgtaaataaaacaagaaagaTATATGACTATCTTCTGTCTGAAGGATTTGTATCAAAGCCTTGAAATAAAGTGTTACTAAAACATtgtcattgttttatttatactaatagtacataattatgtactattcaaatgatttaacttttactatatttgtatttgaCTATATTTTTTCCAAAACGAAATATAGGGACAATTCtatgtaaaaatgttttgacCGTCTGAGGATGCTCAACGAAAATGACTGCATGGATTTAATAAAACTCTTtggttaaataataacatatatctgagataaatataaatataatatggtaagtaataggtttttaaaacgAAGTCTAAAatcttaataagaaaatattttggatGGTTTATTCTGAAATATAATGCGGAATTTGTTTTATACTCATGTATGAAATACTCACTTTGAAACCGAACTTTTGATACAAAAAGATTGCTGGATTGGTGGGTGACACATGTAGAGTTACATCCTTATCTGTGCAGGTCtgaaaaaaaaggttaagaTTATTTAGTGTTAAGAGGCTAtagtatatattactaaaatgtgcactataatgtgtcCTGCGctgattggccgccgtggcagaaaacggtctggaggaccttatttttactaaaactaATTGAAATATTGCGCACATTAGTAGCGTCTTTTGCACCATGCCCGCTATCTTGAATATTTGCAGATGGTacgataatttataaaagtttattttttcaatatacaataatttttttttaattgcgtcttttatattttttcccgGTCACATCCCAATCATCCTATAGAAATCGCGTCACTTATTATATGTAGtacttataaatttgtataagttTGCAAGCGACATAAGCTCCATGTTGGAAGCCCGGAGCGCTGCTAAAGAAATGTTCGGCGTCGAGGCGCAGGATTGAGCTTAcacgtaatttttttaacaactaatgatgaactaaaattttatattatttacatttttaaacttttttacatttagttAGTTAGGACCCATACTTTATtacatttagtttatataacattttgaatTGGTGTATTTAGAggttttgaattttttatatcgaaaaaaaatttaGGAATCGTGTTTTTACAACACATAAGCATTAGTATATATATCCTCAACAcaactgtatattatttatgaaggCTGGTGTGTGTGTctgcgtgtgtgtgtgcgtgtcaCCTGTAGCAGATGGTAGAGCATGAAGGTCGCAAGTCCCTTGCGCCTCCACTCCGGCCTCGTCAACACGAAGGAGACGTAGGCCTGCCCGCCGGCGTCCGGCACCAGGAAGGCGCAGCCCACCACCAGCCGACCGTACGACACCACGCAGCTGAACTCCGGGTACTGCAGCGCCTCCGTCACTGAGTACCCATACAATACACTTTAACGAGCACCGACTGAGGATCTCCTAACCTTCATCATTCACGACATCATGATCCCGTTCCtctaagaattaaaaaatccaGTTCAGCATGTTCTTTAAGTTCTTCACAATAATAGTTATGTGAGCTTGTTTAGTATGAAAGTGCATCATTAGCAGTTTTcgctttgttttaaatattaagtagcgacagaattaattaaatttaaaaatatataataaccgtaattttaagatatattttcgtCGCGTATTTTCCATAGACACCAGTATATTTACAGTTGAAGTTGACCCAAGAGCATATCGTGAGCCGATTACTACGGTCATGTACTCACAGTCGATGCCGGGCCAGAAGAACTGCGCACACAGACTGTTGACCGCGGCTATGTGCTGCGGACGCACATACGAGTAGTCGATGGTGGGGCGCGGGGGAGGCTCGTAGTCTTTAATGTGTCTGTGTGATTTGAATTTAACGTCAGGCTTATATGTTGAAAAATTCATGGAATTAGGGAAGCATGAATGATAATtgcacacaaaataaataatgtaaagctggcgaagggctttgtgcaaactccacggtagcatgcgaaagcaatTCCGTGGCGCTCCtagttaagacggaaagggtaccgctggttttttagtgggtattccgatgatcggggcgcactcggcgccttggacaccgagTACCACATAATccatgcgtttttccagcgataataAAGCGCTTTGTGCAAACGCTAGGTCGTCCTTAGTTATTCTAgcaccaaacagcagtacttcgttCCACTATATTTGATTGAAGGATCCAAATCACTAGGTAGATCATTGGCATTTGCTTTGGTGTACGgactgatttttatttatattattatgcgtGTCTATTGGTGGAGGTGAACACTTACCACCAAAAGTCCTATTCgtctgttttaaataaagaaaggtgtattataatatcttaagtaTGAGAATTCT comes from the Nymphalis io chromosome 1, ilAglIoxx1.1, whole genome shotgun sequence genome and includes:
- the LOC126771276 gene encoding transcriptional adapter 2A; protein product: MANDVLQVKCDICADIAHEPFIECCECEANLCCSCFASGKEKGGHKNDHKYAVRRNDFPLFENCNWSAKEECKLLTALSTYGYGNWEEISKSVHTRSKLECQEHYKKYYIEKVQYSELKLIPETEQSLFLKPLTPYLFNTELSTNPPRNNQSDQLLAGYNAYRSEFELSYDNNAENIFNIEDGYSDDDDECMDALKVSLVSALNTRLKERQRRYKVIQNHGLIMPNKLLSWLKRFDSTLSRPKSERLLPFMQFMTGMQFDAFMESLNLEDDLINRIVRLCEYRRNGMKSIHSAQLYMQLKKVNDMAYKEQRYATSIMMKKFDSQSPVKHKFYFGNAIGKRYRKASLPLDIIDLPGFHLLSESEKSLCSNIRLIPGNYLEIKKILITENNKLGFLRLLDARRIVKIDVNKTRKIYDYLLSEGFVSKP